One Candidatus Baltobacteraceae bacterium DNA segment encodes these proteins:
- a CDS encoding prepilin-type N-terminal cleavage/methylation domain-containing protein has translation MKRQAGFTLLETLVGAAIAAVILWSLIAFADRAVNWAVAANRRLNAGANAARLVERLSSEAEGAWAVYVPAADAFGRSNADGHELDFFAEDGAHRTYSWSYDYDASAQTLTRYALVAGNAPVAGDVLADIDGFVASPQTLAALAERSSPAYDPLFASAAATDVPYAFAAMPGAIGGNRLVAVTVVASGVDRSVVLASEDAPTAFTVVVNYTPSPAPLVTPTVTPLTLTP, from the coding sequence ATGAAGCGCCAGGCCGGCTTCACCCTGCTCGAAACCCTGGTCGGTGCGGCGATCGCGGCGGTGATCCTGTGGTCGCTGATCGCGTTTGCCGATCGGGCGGTGAACTGGGCGGTCGCCGCCAACCGGCGCCTGAACGCCGGAGCGAACGCGGCCCGGCTGGTCGAGCGCCTCTCCAGCGAAGCAGAGGGCGCCTGGGCGGTCTACGTCCCCGCCGCCGACGCGTTCGGCCGCAGCAACGCCGACGGGCACGAGCTCGATTTCTTCGCCGAAGACGGCGCGCACCGCACGTACAGTTGGTCGTACGACTACGACGCTTCCGCGCAGACGCTCACCCGCTACGCGCTCGTCGCCGGAAACGCGCCGGTCGCCGGCGACGTGCTCGCCGACATCGACGGATTCGTCGCGAGCCCGCAAACGCTCGCCGCGCTCGCCGAGCGCTCGAGTCCGGCCTACGATCCGCTCTTCGCTTCAGCTGCTGCAACCGATGTGCCCTACGCATTCGCAGCGATGCCCGGCGCGATCGGCGGAAACCGATTGGTCGCAGTAACCGTCGTCGCAAGCGGCGTCGATCGCAGCGTGGTGCTCGCGAGCGAAGACGCCCCCACTGCATTTACCGTCGTCGTGAACTATACGCCGTCGCCCGCGCCGCTGGTAACGCCGACCGTTACACCGCTGACGCTCACGCCCTGA
- a CDS encoding MOSC domain-containing protein encodes MLIGTLRAIRRYPVKSLRGEVLDACAVFPEGLEGDRVRALIAPEGHRRAGTTYRGKEDERLHRLGSVDGLRVVEDVEGRFMDDAPVSLLADRWLDGLSSFVGYRVEYERFRPNFFIEMEPGIAIDEPALTGRELRLGEVTLRVRYPIERCAVPTYDPQGGDADPRILRYVAQARSNWMGIYCDVPRAGTVRTGDSLELIER; translated from the coding sequence ATGCTCATCGGAACGTTACGCGCGATCCGGCGCTATCCGGTCAAGAGCTTGCGCGGCGAAGTGCTGGATGCGTGCGCGGTCTTTCCCGAGGGCCTGGAGGGCGATCGGGTCCGCGCGCTGATCGCGCCCGAAGGGCATCGGCGTGCCGGAACGACCTACCGCGGCAAGGAGGACGAACGGCTTCACCGCCTCGGCTCGGTCGACGGTCTGCGAGTGGTGGAGGACGTGGAGGGACGTTTCATGGATGACGCGCCCGTCTCGCTCCTGGCCGACCGCTGGCTCGACGGCCTCTCGTCATTCGTCGGGTATCGCGTCGAGTACGAACGGTTTCGTCCGAACTTCTTCATCGAAATGGAGCCCGGGATCGCGATCGACGAGCCGGCGCTCACCGGCCGTGAACTTCGCCTGGGTGAAGTGACGCTGCGCGTGCGTTATCCGATCGAGCGCTGCGCCGTACCGACCTACGATCCGCAGGGCGGCGACGCCGATCCGCGCATCTTGCGCTACGTTGCGCAGGCGCGCTCGAACTGGATGGGGATTTACTGCGACGTGCCGCGCGCCGGAACGGTGCGCACCGGCGATTCACTCGAACTCATCGAGCGCTGA
- a CDS encoding beta-ketoacyl-ACP reductase, translating into MITTSTAPSGTLTRLEGRVAIVTGGSRGIGGAISTALAADGATIAVVGVPADRERTEALRASLNGTAKLVDFYQADVSDPQACEAATQAVIAAHGKVDILINSAGITKDHTARKMTVDEWQAVLNVNLSGPFFMIKAVLDHMLAQRYGRIVNISSVVGRTGNFGQANYAAAKAGLLGLTKTLAIETARTGITVNAVAPGFTLTEMVAAMPETAIEAATARTPIGRLGQPEEIARVVRFLVDDNSGFITGSTYDVNGGMYM; encoded by the coding sequence ATGATAACCACCTCGACAGCCCCCTCGGGCACGCTTACGCGGCTCGAAGGTCGAGTGGCGATCGTGACCGGAGGTTCGCGCGGTATTGGCGGCGCGATTTCGACGGCGCTCGCTGCCGATGGCGCGACGATTGCCGTGGTCGGCGTACCGGCCGATCGCGAACGGACCGAGGCCTTGCGTGCTTCGCTCAACGGAACGGCCAAGCTGGTCGATTTTTATCAGGCCGACGTTTCGGATCCGCAAGCGTGCGAAGCCGCAACACAAGCGGTAATCGCGGCGCACGGTAAGGTGGACATCCTCATCAACAGCGCCGGAATCACCAAAGACCACACCGCACGCAAGATGACGGTCGACGAATGGCAAGCGGTCCTGAACGTAAATTTATCAGGACCGTTTTTTATGATCAAGGCCGTGCTCGACCACATGCTCGCACAGCGTTACGGCCGCATCGTGAACATCAGTTCCGTGGTCGGACGCACCGGCAATTTCGGTCAGGCGAATTACGCCGCGGCCAAAGCGGGGCTGTTGGGATTGACCAAGACGCTCGCAATCGAAACCGCGCGCACCGGCATCACGGTCAACGCGGTGGCTCCGGGTTTTACGCTGACCGAAATGGTCGCGGCGATGCCGGAAACCGCAATCGAAGCGGCCACCGCGCGCACGCCGATCGGGCGGCTCGGCCAGCCCGAGGAGATCGCGCGCGTCGTGCGCTTTTTGGTCGATGACAACTCGGGATTCATCACCGGTTCGACCTACGACGTCAACGGGGGCATGTACATGTGA
- a CDS encoding transcriptional regulator, with amino-acid sequence MSATDLDRVFHERGRLAICSALVTHPDGVSFTQLQDACALTDGNLNRHLHALAEDEIVEMQRRTGSGRPQTIVRITAAGRERFLAYIDALEHIVREVQRSMSSSESPVRTVPARGTSQ; translated from the coding sequence ATGAGTGCAACCGATCTCGACCGCGTCTTTCACGAGCGCGGGCGCTTGGCGATTTGTTCGGCGCTGGTTACGCATCCCGACGGTGTGTCGTTCACGCAATTGCAGGATGCGTGCGCGCTGACCGACGGGAATCTCAATCGGCATCTGCACGCGCTGGCCGAAGACGAGATCGTCGAGATGCAGCGGCGCACGGGTTCGGGCCGGCCGCAGACGATCGTGCGCATCACCGCGGCCGGACGCGAACGTTTCCTCGCCTATATCGACGCGCTCGAACATATCGTGCGCGAGGTTCAGCGCTCGATGAGTTCGAGTGAATCGCCGGTGCGCACCGTTCCGGCGCGCGGCACGTCGCAGTAA
- a CDS encoding DUF58 domain-containing protein, with translation MARSYLPFWFSRRALWMLAAIALVLACSPGAPICAPLAIAFGGVLALGTLLDLALIPSPRELSVARALPSYLALRRSAQLEYTIENRSRRSLRAGLVEAPLRTLDLGEEELVALVPARSEVRVDAAALPVARGSDAFTRIYLWYESALGLIRRRTVIEAPAPIRVYPDLSAVERYGSLHVRNRLVEAGLRRMRLRGSGTEFESVRDYESGDAFRSIDWKASARRGKLMVVQREVERSQDVMLLLDCGRLMTARIGAQRKLDYAITAGLSLASIASLASDRVGVVAFARRIVVARAPRSTAASVRALADAVCDVEPRFEESDYARAFDYLRAHLHRRSLIAFFTDVIDPVAQSAVLAELGTLAKRHVVLCIFMNDAAVSSTLASVPRDVDEAYRLDVAVGLATERALAARTLQRAGVLVLDVPAEKMSLAAIDEYLRIKSRGLL, from the coding sequence GTGGCTAGGAGCTATCTGCCGTTTTGGTTCTCGCGGCGCGCGCTGTGGATGCTGGCCGCAATCGCGCTCGTGCTGGCGTGCTCGCCCGGTGCGCCGATCTGCGCACCGCTCGCGATCGCTTTCGGCGGGGTGCTTGCGCTGGGAACGCTGCTCGATCTGGCCCTCATCCCGTCGCCGCGCGAGCTGAGCGTCGCGCGCGCGCTGCCCTCGTATCTCGCGCTGCGGCGCAGCGCGCAGCTCGAGTACACGATCGAGAACCGTTCGCGCCGCTCGCTGCGCGCCGGTTTGGTGGAAGCGCCGCTGCGCACGCTGGATCTCGGTGAGGAAGAACTCGTCGCGCTGGTGCCGGCGCGCAGTGAAGTGCGCGTGGACGCGGCGGCGCTGCCGGTCGCGCGCGGCAGCGATGCGTTCACGCGAATCTACCTTTGGTACGAAAGCGCGCTCGGACTGATTCGCCGGCGCACGGTGATCGAGGCGCCCGCGCCGATCCGCGTCTACCCGGATCTCTCCGCGGTCGAGCGCTACGGCTCGCTGCACGTGCGCAACCGGTTGGTCGAGGCGGGGCTGCGGCGCATGCGTCTGCGCGGTTCCGGTACGGAGTTCGAGAGCGTGCGCGACTACGAGAGCGGCGATGCGTTCCGCTCGATCGATTGGAAGGCGAGCGCACGCCGCGGCAAGCTGATGGTGGTGCAGCGCGAGGTCGAACGCAGCCAGGACGTGATGCTGCTGCTCGACTGCGGGCGCTTGATGACGGCGCGAATCGGCGCGCAGCGCAAGCTGGACTACGCGATCACCGCCGGGCTTTCGCTCGCGTCGATCGCGTCGCTCGCAAGCGACCGGGTCGGCGTGGTCGCGTTCGCGCGGCGCATTGTGGTTGCGCGTGCGCCGCGCTCGACGGCGGCCTCGGTGCGCGCGCTCGCCGATGCGGTCTGCGACGTGGAACCGCGCTTCGAAGAATCCGATTACGCGCGCGCGTTCGACTATCTGCGCGCGCATCTGCACCGGCGCAGTTTGATCGCGTTCTTTACCGACGTGATCGACCCGGTCGCGCAAAGCGCGGTGCTGGCGGAATTGGGAACGCTCGCGAAACGGCACGTGGTGCTCTGCATCTTCATGAATGACGCGGCGGTGAGCTCGACGCTGGCGAGCGTGCCGCGCGACGTCGACGAGGCCTATCGCCTCGATGTGGCAGTGGGACTTGCGACCGAACGCGCGTTGGCGGCGCGCACGCTGCAACGTGCGGGCGTGCTGGTGCTCGACGTGCCCGCCGAGAAAATGTCACTGGCCGCGATCGACGAGTACCTGCGCATCAAATCCCGCGGGTTGTTGTGA
- a CDS encoding stage II sporulation protein M, whose amino-acid sequence MTQATFVERRTAAWNELDSLLARASRGGVRRLQAEQVEAIGRLYRAATSDLAYASGRGYDARLIVYLNRLVARAHAYVYRGAAVTGRERVVEFYARTFPREFRRSFGFFAICAAITVAAAVVAYVLVRTHPGTAYSLLPSAIVPDQIKRSLHDSNFAFDPSASPAMSSMIITNNVKVAIYAFAGCATLGLFTLWIIFFNGLMLGALGALFTNAGFGPDFWATVAPHGVIELTAIQIAGAAGLLITAGILAPGRLRRRDAIAAAARRAGVLIAGVASMLLVAGTIEGFFSPLRLPASDRIAFGAATAVLLVLYFGFAGRTEVTTTRGI is encoded by the coding sequence GTGACGCAAGCCACCTTCGTTGAACGGCGAACCGCCGCGTGGAACGAACTCGATTCGCTGCTCGCGCGAGCGAGCCGCGGCGGCGTGCGCCGCCTCCAAGCCGAGCAGGTCGAAGCGATCGGGCGTCTGTATCGCGCGGCGACCAGCGATCTGGCCTACGCCAGCGGGCGCGGCTACGACGCGCGGCTGATCGTCTATTTGAACCGGCTGGTGGCGCGGGCGCACGCCTACGTCTACCGCGGCGCGGCGGTGACCGGACGCGAACGCGTCGTTGAATTCTACGCGCGAACGTTTCCGCGCGAGTTTCGCCGCTCGTTCGGTTTCTTCGCGATCTGCGCCGCGATAACGGTCGCCGCGGCCGTCGTCGCCTACGTGCTCGTGCGCACGCATCCGGGCACGGCCTACTCGCTGCTGCCCAGCGCGATCGTCCCCGATCAAATCAAAAGAAGTCTGCACGATTCCAACTTCGCGTTCGATCCATCGGCGTCGCCCGCGATGTCTTCGATGATCATCACGAACAACGTCAAGGTCGCGATCTACGCCTTCGCCGGCTGCGCCACCCTGGGACTTTTTACCCTGTGGATCATCTTCTTCAACGGGCTGATGCTCGGCGCGCTCGGCGCGCTCTTCACCAACGCCGGTTTCGGCCCGGACTTCTGGGCGACGGTCGCGCCGCACGGCGTCATCGAGTTGACCGCGATCCAAATCGCCGGCGCCGCGGGGCTGCTGATTACAGCGGGCATCCTCGCGCCGGGACGCTTGCGCCGGCGCGACGCGATTGCCGCGGCCGCGCGCCGCGCCGGCGTGCTGATCGCGGGCGTCGCGTCGATGCTGCTCGTCGCCGGGACGATCGAAGGTTTCTTCTCGCCCCTGCGCTTGCCCGCGTCCGATCGCATCGCGTTCGGCGCGGCGACGGCGGTGCTGCTCGTGCTCTACTTCGGTTTCGCCGGGCGCACGGAGGTCACAACAACCCGCGGGATTTGA
- a CDS encoding DUF4129 domain-containing protein yields MSAQPPVDITQAVRAELAVPGRYHLAPAVTHPSLLEQILTWLWDRWTDLLTQIARHVHIGKTGTALIGDAIVTFCVVAIGLIGAHLLAQLDLDRVRRERATALAPARSAHALAALAAQAAAAGEYARAIRLLFIAVVTLLDLRGVVRDEQSLTVGELRRALHERDGRLEPAFVEIARLYTAAAYAQVGADEAAWRRARAAYDALAASAAS; encoded by the coding sequence GTGAGCGCGCAACCGCCGGTAGATATCACGCAGGCGGTGCGGGCCGAGCTGGCGGTGCCGGGCCGTTATCATCTCGCGCCGGCGGTTACGCATCCGTCGCTCCTCGAGCAGATATTGACGTGGTTGTGGGACCGCTGGACCGACTTGCTCACCCAGATCGCACGCCACGTGCACATCGGCAAGACGGGAACCGCGCTGATCGGCGATGCGATCGTCACGTTCTGCGTCGTTGCGATCGGACTGATCGGCGCGCATCTGCTCGCGCAGCTCGATCTCGATCGTGTGCGGCGCGAACGCGCGACCGCGCTCGCTCCGGCTCGCAGCGCGCACGCGCTGGCGGCGCTGGCCGCGCAGGCGGCGGCGGCCGGTGAGTACGCGCGCGCGATCCGCTTGCTCTTCATCGCGGTCGTCACGCTGCTCGACCTGCGCGGTGTCGTCCGCGACGAGCAATCCTTGACGGTGGGCGAATTGCGCCGCGCGCTGCACGAACGCGACGGCCGGCTGGAACCGGCATTCGTCGAGATCGCGCGCCTCTACACCGCGGCCGCTTACGCGCAAGTCGGTGCCGACGAGGCGGCGTGGCGGCGTGCGCGCGCCGCGTACGACGCGCTCGCGGCGAGCGCGGCGTCATGA
- a CDS encoding DUF4350 domain-containing protein: MSTRVAEVVALVVLLAVLLLLASASLGTPASTASTFDTGPNGYRALYDVLQREGIPLSRLQGPLGTLDPAVRVLAVTDGAYDANDLQRLRAFMDGGGWVVAFGAIANLGRAPHLRVFDVRDYTNLALSKTPQRALAVYRALAGRGPVAFDERVHGYDRTQSLWAVLPRSVHIAVGLATLAVVLALIDANVPFTPPLVREPPGDRDSSDYVRSMATLLRRAHAGAAAIERFARAYPKSAELRELAAVRHPSEALVLRAAAIYAAQRKEHA, from the coding sequence ATGAGCACGCGCGTCGCTGAAGTCGTCGCGCTGGTCGTGCTCCTTGCCGTGCTGCTGCTGCTCGCGAGCGCGTCGCTCGGGACGCCGGCATCGACGGCGTCGACCTTCGATACCGGACCGAACGGCTATCGCGCGCTCTACGACGTGCTGCAGCGCGAGGGAATTCCGCTCTCGCGCCTGCAAGGACCGCTCGGCACGCTCGATCCGGCGGTGCGTGTGCTGGCGGTCACCGACGGCGCTTACGATGCGAACGATCTGCAACGCTTGCGCGCATTCATGGACGGCGGCGGCTGGGTCGTGGCTTTCGGCGCCATTGCGAATCTCGGCCGCGCACCGCACCTGCGCGTGTTCGACGTGCGCGACTACACCAATCTCGCGCTGAGCAAAACGCCGCAGCGCGCGCTCGCGGTCTATCGTGCGCTCGCCGGGAGAGGGCCGGTAGCCTTCGACGAGCGCGTGCACGGCTACGATCGCACGCAGTCGCTGTGGGCGGTGTTGCCGCGCTCCGTCCACATCGCGGTGGGTCTCGCCACGCTGGCCGTCGTCCTTGCGCTGATCGATGCGAACGTGCCCTTCACGCCGCCGCTCGTGCGCGAACCGCCGGGCGATCGCGATTCCTCCGATTACGTGCGTTCGATGGCGACGTTGCTGCGCCGCGCGCACGCGGGCGCGGCGGCGATCGAGCGTTTCGCGCGCGCCTATCCGAAATCAGCCGAGCTGCGTGAACTCGCGGCGGTTCGCCACCCGAGCGAGGCGCTCGTACTGCGCGCTGCGGCGATCTACGCCGCGCAACGAAAGGAACACGCGTGA
- a CDS encoding MoxR family ATPase → MNPSPCALADLAARLRVAIGTALVGSERVTFGLLVALLSRGHVLIEGVPGTGKTLAVRAFAAALGVPFRRIQFTPDLMPSDVVGTSVFNPQSATFSVRPGPINANVVLADEINRTPPKTQAALLEAMEEGRVTIDGTPIALPQPFIVCATQNPIEYEGTYPLPEAQLDRFTVKVTTGYPAREQELNLLARVAAGFDSRALEIAGITPVTGADEIIAAQAAVRAVHVAGEVQAYALAVAAATRSHARLALGASPRAAVTLLVVAQAAAAIDGRNYATPDDVKDVAEPVLAHRLIVQPEAEIEGATAASVLAEVLAAVPVPRG, encoded by the coding sequence GTGAACCCCTCTCCCTGCGCGCTCGCCGATTTGGCCGCGCGTCTGCGTGTCGCGATCGGCACGGCGCTCGTCGGCAGCGAGCGCGTAACCTTTGGGCTGCTGGTGGCGCTGCTCTCGCGCGGCCACGTGCTGATCGAAGGCGTACCCGGCACCGGAAAAACGCTGGCCGTGCGCGCCTTTGCGGCCGCGCTCGGCGTACCGTTCCGGCGGATTCAGTTCACGCCGGATCTGATGCCTTCCGACGTGGTCGGGACGAGCGTCTTCAATCCGCAGAGCGCGACGTTCAGCGTGCGACCCGGGCCGATCAACGCCAACGTCGTGCTGGCCGACGAGATCAATCGCACGCCGCCGAAGACGCAAGCCGCGCTGCTCGAAGCAATGGAAGAAGGGCGCGTCACGATCGACGGCACGCCGATCGCGCTGCCGCAGCCGTTCATCGTCTGCGCGACGCAGAATCCGATCGAGTACGAAGGAACCTATCCGCTGCCCGAGGCACAGCTCGACCGCTTCACGGTCAAAGTGACGACCGGCTATCCCGCCCGGGAACAGGAACTGAATCTGCTCGCGCGCGTCGCCGCCGGATTCGACTCGCGTGCGCTCGAGATCGCCGGTATTACTCCGGTCACCGGCGCCGATGAAATCATCGCGGCACAGGCCGCCGTGCGCGCCGTGCACGTTGCGGGTGAAGTGCAGGCGTACGCGCTCGCCGTCGCCGCCGCGACGCGTTCGCACGCGCGCTTGGCGCTGGGTGCATCGCCGCGCGCGGCGGTTACGCTGCTGGTCGTCGCGCAGGCCGCGGCCGCCATTGACGGCCGCAATTACGCCACGCCCGACGACGTGAAAGACGTTGCGGAGCCGGTGCTCGCGCATCGCTTGATCGTGCAGCCCGAAGCCGAGATCGAAGGCGCAACCGCGGCATCGGTGCTGGCCGAGGTTCTCGCCGCCGTTCCGGTCCCGCGTGGCTAG
- the fabG gene encoding 3-oxoacyl-[acyl-carrier-protein] reductase, with product MSFTGRVAIVTGGTRGIGLAITQALAQDGAHVAAGYSKGADAAERCAEKHRANGHSVSTHQGRVDDFDDCKRVVDEVLKTHGRVDFLVNNAGITLDKTLRKMSSEDWCNVINVNLSGAFNMTKAVLEHMIERGSGRIVNISSVIGQTGNVGQANYAASKAGLFGFTKSLALEMAAKGITANVVAPGFIGTEMVEAMPEAALAKVVEKIPTKRLGKPEEVARVVKFLCEDDSGYITGAAFHVNGGLDMT from the coding sequence ATGTCTTTCACAGGGCGAGTAGCGATCGTTACCGGCGGAACGCGCGGCATTGGCCTGGCGATCACGCAGGCGCTCGCGCAAGACGGCGCGCACGTCGCGGCGGGCTATAGCAAAGGCGCCGACGCGGCAGAACGCTGCGCGGAAAAGCATCGCGCCAACGGACATTCGGTCTCGACGCATCAAGGGCGCGTCGACGATTTCGACGATTGCAAACGCGTCGTCGACGAAGTGCTCAAAACGCACGGGCGCGTCGATTTTCTCGTCAACAACGCGGGCATCACGCTCGACAAAACGCTGCGCAAAATGTCATCCGAAGATTGGTGCAACGTCATCAACGTCAATCTCTCGGGCGCGTTCAACATGACCAAAGCCGTGCTCGAGCATATGATCGAACGCGGATCGGGCCGCATCGTGAACATCAGCTCGGTGATCGGACAAACCGGCAACGTCGGGCAAGCAAACTACGCCGCCTCGAAAGCCGGGCTCTTCGGTTTCACCAAATCGCTCGCGCTCGAGATGGCCGCCAAGGGGATTACCGCCAACGTGGTAGCGCCGGGCTTCATCGGCACCGAGATGGTCGAGGCGATGCCCGAGGCCGCCCTGGCCAAGGTGGTCGAGAAGATCCCCACCAAGCGGCTAGGCAAGCCCGAGGAAGTCGCCCGGGTCGTGAAATTCCTGTGCGAAGACGACTCCGGCTACATCACCGGGGCCGCGTTCCACGTGAACGGCGGCCTCGACATGACGTAG